One genomic window of Comamonas serinivorans includes the following:
- a CDS encoding ribonucleotide-diphosphate reductase subunit beta produces the protein MAALRPSWADAVLSPKMPSAPLAAGGGAPAANPIAQAGLRIPEQASARRVSVADKRIINGETDVNQLVPFKYKWAWEKYLATCANHWMPQEVNMQRDIELWKSAHGLTEDERRIVRRNLGFFTTADSLAANNIVLGTYRHITAPECRQFLLRQAFEEAIHTHAYQYIVESIGLDEAEIFNAYHEVPSIHAKDAFLIPFIDQISDPHFKTGTLADDQKLLKSLIVFACLMEGLFFYVGFTQILSLGRQNKMVGAAEQYQYILRDESMHCNFGIDLINTVKLENPQLWTSSFQDEVVALFEQAVTLEYAYAEDTMPRGVLGLNAGMFKSYLRFIANRRAVQIGLPALFPQEENPFPWMSEMIDLKKKRNFFETRVIEYQTGGALSWD, from the coding sequence ATGGCGGCGTTACGGCCCAGTTGGGCCGATGCCGTGCTCAGCCCCAAGATGCCGTCTGCGCCGCTCGCTGCCGGAGGGGGGGCGCCGGCGGCGAACCCCATCGCCCAAGCGGGCCTGCGCATCCCTGAGCAAGCCAGCGCACGCCGCGTGAGCGTCGCCGACAAACGCATCATCAACGGCGAGACGGACGTCAACCAGCTGGTGCCCTTCAAGTACAAATGGGCCTGGGAGAAGTACCTGGCCACCTGCGCCAACCACTGGATGCCGCAGGAGGTGAACATGCAGCGCGACATCGAGCTGTGGAAAAGCGCCCACGGCCTGACCGAGGACGAGCGCCGCATCGTGCGCCGCAACCTGGGCTTTTTCACCACGGCCGATTCGCTGGCGGCCAACAACATCGTGCTGGGCACCTACCGCCACATCACGGCGCCCGAGTGCCGGCAGTTCCTGCTGCGCCAGGCCTTCGAAGAGGCCATCCACACGCACGCCTACCAGTACATCGTCGAGTCGATTGGCCTGGACGAGGCCGAGATCTTCAACGCCTACCACGAGGTGCCGTCCATCCACGCCAAGGACGCCTTCCTGATCCCGTTCATCGACCAGATCAGCGACCCGCACTTCAAGACCGGCACCCTGGCCGACGACCAGAAGCTGCTCAAGAGCCTGATCGTGTTCGCCTGCTTGATGGAGGGGCTGTTCTTCTACGTCGGCTTCACGCAGATCCTGTCGCTGGGCCGCCAGAACAAGATGGTGGGCGCGGCCGAGCAGTACCAGTACATCCTGCGCGACGAGTCCATGCACTGCAACTTCGGCATCGACCTCATCAACACCGTGAAGCTGGAGAACCCGCAGCTGTGGACGAGCAGCTTCCAGGACGAGGTGGTGGCCCTGTTCGAGCAGGCCGTGACGCTGGAGTACGCCTACGCCGAGGACACCATGCCGCGCGGCGTGCTGGGCCTGAATGCCGGCATGTTCAAGAGCTACCTGCGTTTCATCGCGAACCGGCGGGCCGTGCAGATTGGCCTGCCCGCGTTGTTTCCTCAGGAGGAAAACCCCTTCCCCTGGATGAGCGAGATGATCGACCTGAAGAAGAAGCGCAACTTTTTCGAGACCCGCGTCATCGAGTACCAGACGGGCGGGGCTCTGAGTTGGGATTGA
- a CDS encoding TauD/TfdA family dioxygenase, translating into MHTVIDAPMNRPVVAYTSRALPETPRLLDASALGLDARVRCHEREPGQAPLFIECADDGLRDRAAFRAWFAQVRPIIDALIVRHGTVVLRGFPIAETDDFAALVAEFPKFTGDYAGGRAPRSAVKGDVMEATRLEASVQLALHSEMAYMRDYPRRLAFFARRIAARGGETTIGDMRTLVAGLPQAAVAKLHAHKTRMATNYGPKSDALQPTYAHMDLRGWNHAFFTDDPQDVERLCAHKGLTPIWNPDGSLTLLTPLDPFVSHPQTGQLLYRSVIHMRPQSQSDALSRQIRATQQHPTGATLGTGESLSAEELHQIDTACAARTVHWRWQAGDVMLVDNLQVWHGRNPYEGERETQVALLN; encoded by the coding sequence ATGCACACCGTGATCGACGCGCCCATGAACCGCCCCGTGGTGGCCTACACCAGCCGCGCCCTGCCTGAAACACCGCGGCTGCTGGACGCCAGCGCCCTGGGCCTGGATGCGCGCGTGCGCTGCCACGAGCGTGAACCCGGCCAGGCGCCGCTCTTCATCGAATGCGCCGACGACGGCCTGCGGGACCGGGCCGCGTTCCGCGCCTGGTTTGCCCAGGTCCGTCCCATCATCGACGCGCTCATCGTGCGCCACGGCACGGTGGTGCTGCGCGGCTTTCCCATCGCCGAGACGGACGACTTCGCCGCGCTGGTGGCCGAATTCCCCAAGTTCACGGGCGACTATGCGGGCGGCCGCGCGCCGCGCTCGGCCGTCAAGGGCGACGTGATGGAGGCCACGCGCCTGGAGGCCAGCGTGCAGCTGGCGCTGCATTCCGAGATGGCCTACATGCGCGACTACCCGCGCCGCCTGGCCTTCTTCGCCCGCCGCATTGCGGCCAGGGGCGGTGAAACCACCATCGGCGACATGCGGACCCTGGTGGCAGGGCTGCCCCAGGCCGCCGTCGCCAAGCTGCACGCGCACAAGACGCGCATGGCCACCAACTACGGCCCCAAGTCGGATGCGCTGCAGCCCACTTACGCCCACATGGACTTGCGCGGCTGGAACCACGCCTTTTTCACCGACGACCCGCAGGACGTGGAGCGGCTGTGCGCGCACAAAGGCCTGACCCCGATCTGGAACCCCGATGGCAGCCTGACGCTGCTGACGCCGCTGGACCCCTTCGTCAGCCACCCGCAGACCGGCCAGTTGCTGTACCGCTCGGTCATCCACATGCGGCCGCAATCGCAAAGCGATGCGCTGTCGCGTCAGATCCGCGCCACGCAGCAACACCCCACGGGCGCCACGCTGGGCACCGGCGAATCGCTGTCGGCCGAGGAGCTGCACCAGATCGACACCGCCTGCGCCGCGCGCACCGTGCATTGGCGCTGGCAGGCCGGCGACGTGATGCTGGTCGACAACCTGCAGGTCTGGCATGGCCGCAACCCTTATGAGGGCGAGCGCGAAACCCAGGTGGCGCTGCTGAACTGA
- a CDS encoding DUF1289 domain-containing protein yields MTASTQDSGSFPALSIQVKRVDGHTGAHVAHAESYPSPSPAVSPPGHRESAPAISRHDVQALIVQLTAHAARVAQVNPWLEVWGRMLALRLAHWPLAALSAAQQAQWQAWAQAQPDSPCIAVCSTAQGDAVCRGCRRTFDEVKAWPALSLADKRLVWARLLG; encoded by the coding sequence TTGACGGCCTCAACGCAGGATTCAGGGAGTTTCCCTGCACTCTCGATTCAGGTCAAACGGGTTGATGGCCATACTGGCGCGCATGTGGCGCATGCCGAGTCCTATCCGTCGCCCAGTCCGGCGGTCAGCCCGCCTGGACACCGCGAGTCCGCCCCGGCCATCAGCCGGCACGACGTGCAGGCCCTCATCGTGCAGCTGACGGCGCACGCCGCGCGGGTTGCCCAGGTCAACCCCTGGCTCGAGGTCTGGGGCCGCATGCTGGCCCTGCGCCTGGCGCACTGGCCGCTCGCGGCCCTGAGCGCGGCCCAGCAGGCGCAATGGCAGGCCTGGGCGCAGGCTCAACCGGATTCGCCGTGCATCGCCGTGTGTTCCACCGCGCAAGGCGATGCCGTGTGCCGGGGCTGCCGACGCACCTTCGACGAGGTCAAGGCCTGGCCGGCCCTGAGCCTGGCCGACAAGCGGCTGGTCTGGGCTCGGCTGCTGGGGTAG
- a CDS encoding zf-TFIIB domain-containing protein translates to MSSPHPTETALTCPSCKARQSPDAARWPRLHPHVLTNGLSCQLCEQCLGMLVDIAEYSTWVARQKPLHASADPETATALPELTDAAERVQSWQALALPSALPVALTTEGDEPELGEWADSLPAPLKPRSAGPAAPAGGAAGTATGDSLHALVCPSCQRLMLRYRVTEPDIGLDFCFACTLVWLDHGEWELLAQQGLHLKITHISTSYWQRSQQRQRLQAQREAHLRELLGDAAFDQAMAFQRWLAQQPEREAILRFLRSDPPLEA, encoded by the coding sequence ATGTCCAGCCCACACCCCACGGAAACCGCGCTCACCTGCCCCAGCTGCAAGGCCCGCCAGTCGCCCGACGCGGCGCGCTGGCCGCGCCTGCATCCGCACGTGCTGACCAACGGCCTCAGCTGCCAGCTGTGCGAGCAATGCCTGGGCATGCTGGTGGACATCGCCGAATACTCGACCTGGGTGGCGCGGCAAAAGCCGCTGCACGCCTCGGCCGATCCCGAGACCGCCACCGCCCTGCCCGAGCTGACGGACGCGGCCGAGCGCGTGCAGAGCTGGCAGGCCCTGGCGCTGCCATCGGCCCTGCCCGTGGCCCTGACCACCGAGGGTGACGAGCCCGAACTGGGCGAATGGGCCGATTCGCTGCCGGCTCCGCTCAAGCCCCGCAGCGCCGGCCCGGCCGCGCCAGCAGGCGGGGCCGCGGGCACGGCCACCGGCGACAGCCTGCACGCCCTCGTCTGCCCCAGCTGCCAGCGGCTGATGCTGCGCTACCGCGTGACCGAGCCCGACATCGGCCTGGATTTCTGCTTCGCCTGCACCCTGGTCTGGCTCGACCACGGCGAGTGGGAGCTGCTGGCCCAGCAGGGCCTGCACCTGAAGATCACGCACATCAGCACCTCGTACTGGCAGCGCAGCCAGCAGCGCCAGCGCCTGCAGGCCCAGCGCGAGGCTCACCTGCGCGAGCTGCTCGGCGATGCGGCCTTCGACCAAGCCATGGCCTTTCAGCGCTGGCTGGCCCAGCAACCCGAGCGCGAGGCCATCCTGCGCTTTCTGCGCAGCGACCCGCCGCTGGAGGCCTGA
- a CDS encoding Bug family tripartite tricarboxylate transporter substrate binding protein: MSKLNRRQFQTLGAAALGFPAVVRAQDKYPNRPVRVVVPFAPGGGTDTLGRAICQKLTESLGQPFVIDNKPGASGIIGTDAVAKAAPDGYTLNFNISTALLINQFLYNKLPYNPLKDLSMVYKAADGYTILAVHPSLPVKTGTELMEYIKANRGKLTYGSYGQGSFPHLAGAYLDHITNGGMQHAAYKGEAPCVQDLLSGQIHMTWASAMNLKQHAATGKLKLIGVQGNKRLPTLPDLPTLPESGLKGDAFELVGFLAMAAPAKTPMAIQELIAAEIRKAFADPAMKERIDTMGYGMVPDSSPERFLADYKRDTPKWEALVKLSGVKLDI; this comes from the coding sequence ATGAGCAAGCTCAACCGCCGTCAGTTCCAAACCCTGGGCGCCGCGGCGCTCGGTTTTCCGGCCGTCGTCCGTGCGCAAGACAAGTACCCCAATCGCCCGGTGCGCGTGGTCGTGCCGTTCGCCCCCGGCGGCGGCACCGACACGCTGGGCCGCGCCATCTGCCAGAAGCTGACCGAGTCGCTGGGCCAGCCCTTCGTGATCGACAATAAGCCGGGCGCCAGCGGCATCATCGGCACCGACGCCGTGGCCAAGGCCGCGCCCGATGGCTACACCTTGAACTTCAACATCAGCACCGCGTTGCTGATCAACCAGTTCCTCTACAACAAGCTGCCCTACAACCCGCTCAAGGACCTGTCCATGGTCTACAAGGCGGCGGACGGCTACACCATCCTGGCCGTTCACCCCAGCCTGCCGGTGAAGACGGGCACCGAGCTGATGGAGTACATCAAGGCCAACCGCGGCAAGCTGACCTACGGCTCGTATGGCCAGGGCTCCTTCCCGCACCTGGCCGGCGCCTACCTCGACCACATCACCAACGGCGGCATGCAGCACGCGGCCTACAAGGGCGAGGCGCCCTGCGTGCAGGACCTGCTGTCGGGCCAGATCCACATGACCTGGGCCAGCGCCATGAACCTGAAGCAGCACGCCGCCACCGGCAAGCTCAAGCTCATCGGCGTGCAGGGCAACAAGCGGCTCCCCACCCTGCCCGACCTGCCCACGCTGCCGGAATCCGGTCTCAAGGGCGATGCGTTCGAGCTCGTGGGCTTCCTGGCCATGGCCGCACCGGCCAAAACACCGATGGCGATCCAGGAGCTGATCGCGGCCGAAATCCGCAAGGCCTTTGCCGACCCGGCCATGAAGGAGCGCATCGACACCATGGGCTACGGCATGGTGCCCGACTCCAGCCCCGAGCGCTTCCTGGCCGACTACAAGCGCGACACGCCCAAGTGGGAGGCGCTGGTCAAGCTGTCTGGCGTGAAGCTGGACATCTGA
- a CDS encoding class II aldolase/adducin family protein: MNDLLRSPLAAAMPQPAAPGPAPCTAGPTRSPLAGVSDAEWAMRQDLAALYRALHRYGMTDLIYNHITARVPGEPDQILLNPYGLLYQEVCASSLYKIRLDGEVLYKPDDGFGLNPAAYVIHTAVHAARHDAVCVLHTHTRASTAVSAMRGGLRPISQQAAVFHGRIGYHDFQGPEVLPEQQQALVDDLGPHNAVILRNHGLLVCGRTIAEAFFNIYWLESACKVQVDAMAAGAGQVIEFDAAAVQATRDAFARGAAIRGEREWAAVRRELDRLDTRYRH, translated from the coding sequence ATGAACGACCTGCTGCGATCCCCCCTGGCGGCTGCCATGCCGCAACCCGCCGCGCCTGGGCCTGCGCCTTGCACGGCTGGCCCCACCCGTTCGCCGCTGGCCGGTGTGTCGGACGCGGAATGGGCCATGCGCCAAGACCTGGCGGCGCTGTACCGCGCCTTGCACCGGTATGGCATGACGGACCTGATCTACAACCACATCACGGCCCGTGTGCCGGGCGAGCCCGACCAGATCCTGCTCAACCCCTACGGCCTGTTGTACCAGGAGGTCTGCGCCTCCAGCCTCTACAAGATCCGGCTCGATGGCGAGGTGCTGTACAAGCCGGACGACGGCTTCGGCCTGAACCCGGCCGCCTACGTCATCCACACCGCTGTGCACGCCGCGCGGCACGATGCGGTGTGTGTGCTGCACACGCACACGCGGGCCAGCACGGCCGTCTCGGCCATGCGAGGCGGGCTGCGGCCCATTTCGCAGCAAGCGGCGGTGTTCCATGGCCGCATCGGCTACCACGACTTTCAAGGCCCCGAGGTCTTGCCCGAACAGCAACAGGCGCTGGTCGATGACCTGGGCCCGCACAACGCCGTCATCCTGCGCAACCACGGGCTGCTGGTGTGCGGCCGCACCATCGCCGAGGCGTTCTTCAACATCTACTGGCTGGAGTCGGCCTGCAAGGTGCAGGTCGATGCGATGGCGGCCGGAGCCGGGCAGGTGATCGAGTTCGACGCGGCTGCCGTGCAGGCCACGCGCGATGCGTTTGCACGCGGCGCCGCCATCCGGGGCGAACGCGAATGGGCCGCCGTGCGGCGCGAGCTGGACCGCCTTGACACACGCTACCGGCATTGA
- a CDS encoding tripartite tricarboxylate transporter substrate binding protein, with amino-acid sequence MTLPTSHPRRRAALQLTAGLLGLAAWPAHANDAWPRKPITLVVPFPPGGPTDAQLRALAAALGKDLGQPVVVHNQPGAGGTLAPSQMARSAAADGYTLAMITPAVFRLPHLQKVSYDVAQDFSYVAGLTSYVYALSVPTASRFKSLTEVVAFAKANPGQLSVAVVGSGTLGHIAIHRLQQQAGIQLNHVPFKGGADAVTALLGGHVDVMLEAGWGAMANGGKLRLLAVAEDKRLPRWPQVPTFKETGYDIVVRSTIGLAGPRNLPEAVVSRLEQALRLATQDAAYARALDIESMPNRFEGSQAYRQYALAQHESDRRSMRELGLAME; translated from the coding sequence ATGACCCTGCCCACCTCCCATCCCCGCCGCCGCGCTGCCCTGCAGCTGACCGCGGGCCTGCTCGGCCTGGCCGCCTGGCCCGCGCACGCCAACGACGCCTGGCCCCGCAAGCCCATCACGCTGGTGGTGCCGTTTCCTCCCGGTGGGCCCACCGATGCCCAGCTGCGCGCACTGGCGGCGGCCTTGGGCAAGGACCTGGGGCAACCCGTGGTGGTGCACAACCAGCCAGGTGCCGGCGGCACGCTGGCGCCGTCGCAGATGGCGCGCAGCGCCGCCGCCGACGGCTACACCCTGGCCATGATCACGCCCGCCGTGTTCCGCCTGCCGCATCTGCAGAAGGTGAGCTACGACGTGGCGCAGGATTTCAGCTACGTGGCGGGCCTGACGAGCTACGTCTATGCGCTGTCCGTGCCGACGGCCTCGCGGTTCAAGTCCTTGACCGAGGTGGTGGCCTTTGCCAAGGCCAATCCCGGCCAGCTCAGCGTGGCCGTCGTGGGCAGCGGCACCCTGGGTCACATCGCCATCCATCGCCTGCAGCAGCAGGCCGGCATCCAGCTCAACCACGTGCCGTTCAAGGGCGGGGCCGATGCCGTGACGGCCCTGCTGGGCGGCCACGTCGACGTGATGCTGGAGGCGGGCTGGGGCGCCATGGCCAATGGCGGCAAGCTGCGCCTGCTGGCTGTGGCTGAGGACAAGCGCCTGCCCCGGTGGCCGCAGGTGCCGACCTTTAAAGAGACCGGCTACGACATCGTGGTGCGCTCGACCATCGGCCTGGCCGGGCCGCGCAACCTGCCCGAAGCCGTGGTGAGCCGGCTGGAGCAGGCGCTCAGGCTAGCCACGCAGGACGCGGCCTATGCGCGAGCGCTGGACATCGAATCCATGCCCAACCGCTTCGAGGGCAGCCAGGCCTATCGCCAGTACGCGCTGGCGCAGCACGAGTCCGACCGCCGCAGCATGCGCGAGTTGGGCCTGGCGATGGAGTGA
- a CDS encoding ribonucleoside-diphosphate reductase subunit alpha, which yields MSATLSPAADAVATLSCEPAAWLAYRLKRRSGDVVAFEPAKITVAMGKAFVAVKGAGVVTAASTRDDLEALTDTVLRALQRLKPTGGSLLIEDVQDQVELALMRSGHHDVARAYVLYREARAQERATLATLEAARTGASAAATTLRVRRPDGSLVPLDLAALAQRVAAACGGLGADVQPAPVMQEAERTLYDGVAEAEVDKALLLAARTRIELDPGYSQVSARLLLDSVAREVWGETVPAHDRQSAYTTHFAALIERGIAADLLNAELRGFDLPRLAAVLRAERDEQFDYLGLQTLYDRYFLHIAKRRIEMPQQFFMRVAMGLALREDDRNARAIEFYELLSSFDFMSSTPTLFNSGTPRSQLSSCYLTSVPDDLGGIYGAIRDNALLSKFAGGLGNDWSRVRALGAHIHGTNGESQGVVPFLKVVNDTAVAVNQGGKRKGAVCAYLETWHLDIEEFLELRKNTGDDRRRTHDMNTANWIPDLFMRRVLAKAEWTLFSPSDVPELHDLYGNAFNAAYEAAEARTQTGEIAHFKRIPAQDLWRKMLSMLFETGHPWITFKDPCNLRSPQPHVGVVHSSNLCTEITLNTSDDEIAVCNLGSINLARHLVLVESAQGDSQAADAGAFLTLDLAKLQRTARTAMRMLDNVIDINYYAVPQAAASNARHRPVGLGIMGFQDCLYQLRLPYASAGAVEFADRSMEAVCYFAYAASSELAAERGRYESYEGSLWSMGQLPLDTLGRLADTRLPGELDVDRSQTLDWDALRAQIARHGMRNSNCVAIAPTATISNIVGVDASIEPCFGNLSVKSNLSGEFTVINQHLVRELKGLGLWDAVMVMDLKHYDGQLGAIARVPDWLKQLYATAFEVGPEWLVEAASRRQKWIDQAQSLNLYLQGASGKQLDAVYKLAWVRGLKTTYYLRTTSATQAEKSTVNRSSLNAVQSGATPASAGLSAAEQAILASALPASDVKFCAIDNPDCEACQ from the coding sequence ATGTCTGCAACCTTGTCTCCTGCGGCGGATGCCGTTGCCACCTTGTCTTGCGAGCCCGCCGCCTGGCTGGCCTATCGGCTCAAGCGCCGCTCGGGCGATGTCGTCGCCTTCGAGCCCGCCAAGATCACCGTCGCCATGGGCAAGGCCTTTGTGGCGGTCAAGGGCGCCGGCGTGGTCACCGCGGCCAGCACGCGCGACGACCTGGAAGCCCTGACCGACACCGTGCTGCGCGCCTTGCAGCGGCTCAAGCCCACAGGCGGCAGCTTGCTGATCGAGGACGTACAGGATCAGGTGGAGCTGGCCCTGATGCGCTCCGGCCACCACGACGTGGCACGTGCTTACGTGCTGTACCGCGAGGCCCGCGCCCAGGAGCGCGCGACCCTGGCCACGCTGGAGGCGGCCCGCACGGGCGCCTCGGCAGCAGCCACCACCCTGCGGGTGCGACGGCCCGACGGCAGCCTGGTGCCGCTGGACCTGGCTGCGCTGGCACAGCGGGTGGCGGCCGCCTGCGGGGGCCTGGGGGCCGACGTGCAGCCCGCGCCCGTCATGCAGGAGGCCGAGCGCACGCTCTACGATGGCGTGGCCGAGGCCGAGGTGGACAAGGCCCTGCTGCTGGCCGCGCGCACGCGCATCGAGCTTGATCCGGGCTACAGCCAGGTGTCGGCCCGCTTGCTGCTGGACAGCGTGGCTCGTGAGGTATGGGGTGAAACGGTGCCGGCTCATGATCGGCAATCGGCCTATACCACCCACTTCGCCGCGCTGATCGAACGTGGCATCGCGGCCGATCTGCTGAACGCCGAGCTGCGCGGGTTCGACCTGCCGCGCCTGGCGGCCGTGCTCCGGGCCGAGCGCGACGAGCAGTTCGACTACCTGGGCCTGCAGACCCTGTACGACCGCTACTTCCTGCACATCGCCAAGCGCCGCATCGAGATGCCGCAGCAGTTCTTCATGCGCGTGGCCATGGGCCTGGCCCTGCGCGAGGACGACCGCAACGCGCGCGCCATCGAGTTCTACGAGCTGCTGTCGTCCTTCGACTTCATGAGCAGCACGCCGACGCTGTTCAACAGCGGCACGCCGCGCTCGCAGCTCTCGTCGTGCTACCTGACCTCGGTGCCGGACGACCTGGGCGGCATCTACGGCGCCATCCGCGACAACGCGCTGCTGTCCAAGTTCGCGGGCGGCCTGGGCAACGACTGGAGCCGCGTGCGCGCCCTGGGCGCCCACATCCACGGCACCAACGGCGAATCGCAGGGCGTGGTGCCCTTCTTGAAGGTGGTGAACGACACCGCCGTGGCCGTGAACCAGGGCGGCAAGCGCAAGGGCGCCGTCTGCGCTTACCTGGAGACCTGGCACCTCGACATTGAGGAGTTCCTGGAGCTGCGCAAGAACACCGGCGACGACCGCCGCCGCACGCACGACATGAACACGGCGAACTGGATTCCCGACCTGTTCATGCGCCGCGTGCTGGCCAAGGCCGAGTGGACGCTGTTCTCGCCCTCGGACGTGCCCGAACTGCACGACCTGTACGGCAACGCTTTCAACGCCGCGTATGAAGCCGCAGAGGCCAGGACGCAGACCGGCGAGATCGCGCACTTCAAGCGGATTCCGGCGCAGGACCTGTGGCGCAAGATGCTCTCGATGCTGTTCGAGACCGGCCACCCCTGGATCACCTTCAAGGACCCGTGCAACCTGCGCTCGCCGCAGCCCCACGTGGGCGTGGTGCATTCGAGCAACCTGTGCACCGAGATCACGCTGAACACCAGCGACGACGAGATTGCCGTGTGCAACCTGGGGTCGATCAATTTGGCGCGCCACCTGGTTTTGGTCGAATCGGCCCAGGGTGACAGTCAGGCCGCAGATGCGGGCGCCTTCCTGACGCTGGACCTGGCCAAGCTGCAGCGCACGGCGCGCACCGCCATGCGCATGCTGGACAACGTCATCGACATCAACTACTACGCCGTGCCGCAGGCCGCCGCCTCGAACGCGCGCCATCGCCCAGTGGGCCTGGGCATCATGGGCTTTCAGGATTGCCTGTATCAGCTGCGCCTGCCCTATGCCAGCGCGGGCGCGGTTGAGTTTGCCGACCGCAGCATGGAAGCCGTGTGCTACTTCGCCTACGCCGCGTCGAGCGAGCTGGCTGCGGAGCGCGGCCGCTACGAAAGCTACGAGGGGTCGCTGTGGAGCATGGGGCAGTTGCCGTTGGATACGCTGGGCCGTCTGGCCGATACCCGATTGCCCGGTGAATTGGACGTGGACCGCAGCCAAACCCTGGACTGGGACGCGCTGCGGGCGCAGATCGCCCGACACGGCATGCGCAACAGCAACTGCGTGGCCATTGCGCCCACGGCCACCATCTCCAACATCGTGGGGGTCGATGCCTCCATCGAGCCGTGCTTTGGCAACCTCTCGGTCAAGTCCAACCTCTCGGGCGAGTTCACCGTCATCAACCAGCACCTGGTGCGTGAGCTGAAGGGCCTGGGCCTGTGGGACGCCGTCATGGTCATGGACCTCAAGCATTACGACGGCCAGCTGGGCGCCATCGCGCGCGTGCCCGACTGGCTCAAGCAGCTGTATGCCACGGCGTTTGAAGTGGGACCGGAGTGGCTGGTGGAAGCCGCGTCGCGCCGACAGAAATGGATCGACCAAGCACAAAGCCTGAACCTCTACCTGCAAGGGGCGTCAGGCAAGCAACTCGATGCCGTTTACAAGCTGGCCTGGGTGCGCGGACTGAAGACCACGTACTACCTGCGCACCACCAGCGCCACGCAGGCCGAGAAATCCACGGTGAACCGCAGCAGCCTGAATGCCGTGCAAAGCGGCGCCACGCCGGCGAGCGCCGGCCTGAGTGCTGCCGAGCAAGCGATTCTGGCCAGCGCCTTGCCTGCGAGCGATGTGAAGTTCTGCGCCATCGACAACCCGGACTGTGAAGCCTGCCAGTGA